From Spiroplasma endosymbiont of Amphimallon solstitiale:
GAATTGACCAAGGATTACAACTTTCAATTTCTAATAATTGATTTGCTCCACGAATAGCATCTTTTAAATCTTGATAATCATTTTCAGTAATTTCATATCTTTCATCACTTCATATAATTACATAATCATATAAATAATTACTTGCTAATCCAGTTAATTTAACATTACTATTATCTTGTGCATGTAAATATTTACAAGTGATTTTACTACCATTAAATTCAATAGTTTTTTTAGTTTCACTAATAATAAAATTAATACTAGGATAAGTTGCTCTAATAATTTGTTTTAATTCTTGTCAACTATCATTTAATTGTTTTGACATATTACGAATTAAATAAGCATGAATATTAATGTTTTCTAACATTAATAAAATTCCAAGAAATTCAATATCACTAAATGTTTTACCAGATTTACGACTACCTAATTGTTTAATTTTAGTAATATTTAAAGGTTGTTTTAAATACATTCTTTTAGCAATATCTAATAAATAGCCAAAATTACTTAACATTTATTTTTCCCTTTATTTTCTAGATTAACTTGTATAAGGGCTGTATTATCATTACTTTTTATATCAATTTTTGTAGATAAATGATATTCTTTAACAAATGCTCTTTCTAAATATCATGCAGTATTATTTGCATTTACTTTTAAATATCTTTGTGTATTAATATGGCGTATTTGTAAATATGCTCAATTAATTTGTTGTAAAAAAGTATTTCTCTTTTTTTGTTTTCAACTATAAAGAGTATTTTCAGTAATATCTAAATAAATTAGCATACCAACTTTCGTAGGTATTTCATCAAACTCTTTACAATGAATAAAATAATTTTCTAATGCTTCTCTTAATTTTGTAGCATCATTAAAAATTGTTCTTATTTTTATTTTTTCTTCTTGCACATAAAAATCTCCTTTCATATGCTTTAAAAAACGAAAAATTTATGATATAATTAATATAATCTTTAAGTTAGACTTCGCTAGTAATAACTTATTAACTTTATTAATTACTTCATATATATTTTTATTTAATTTTTATAATATAATTATAACAAAAAATAGCATTTATTTTGCTATTTTTATTTTTTTATTTCTTTTTTTAAATATTTTTTTTATTTTATTTTCTAAACTTTTTCAAAATTTAAATTCTGGATGCTGTTTTTTATATATAATCATACAACCTATAAAAGTTCCAATAATATTAAATATCAGAGTTAACAATAAAACACCAAAAATATTACCACTAGAACATAATTCTAAGGCTCAAGAATATAAGTGCATCATCATTACTATTACAACTACAAGTAATGGAACCAACATAACAGTTAATAATAAAATCATTTTTATTTTCCTTTTCTATTTACATTTTTCTTTATTGTACATTATTTTATTAAAAAAGAAAAGATAACTAATAAAAGTTATCTTTTAAACGTAAATAGAATTTGCAGTTTATTTTATCGTTCTTTAATATTATACTCTAAAACTAAACATTTTTCAACAATATTTTAATAAATTTGCTAAAATTGAGCGTGAAATATATAACTAGAAAGGTGTTAAAAAATGTTTAGTTTTAAAGAATTTCTAAAATCTGAAATCACTAATATTTTAGCAAAATATTTTCAAAAAATCCATGATTTTGATGAATATTTTTTTCAAAATAGAGATAAAAATCAATATAAAGTTGCTTGAACATGTAATAGAACAGTAAATACTCCAATTGGAATAGGAACTTTTAGACAAAGAGTTTATTGAGATAAAATTAATAAAAAACATTATTATCCAATTTATGAAGAATTTGGTATTAAAAAAAGAGCAAGAATTACTAATGATTTATATTTTGATATATTAGATAATTTAATTGAAAATTTAATAAGTAAAAAAGGTTATTTTAATATTCAATCAGAATTTAAATATACTTCTTTTTCTAAAAATCTTATTTCAAGAATTTTTAAAAATGCAAAAATTGAAAAATGAATACCAGAACAAAAACATAAAGTATTAGATAATCAAAAATTAAATATATGTGCAGATGATGCTTTTGTTACTTGTTGAGATGAAAATGGTTTAAAAAAACAATATTGTTGTAGACTTTTAACTTTTAATTTAGGAAGAGAAGAAATTTATTCATATAGAAATAAATTACAAAAGAAAATAACTTCATTTATGTTATTTAAAGTTAATCATGGTCCAAAACAAGATGAATTATATAATTTTACAACACAAACTATTTTTAATTATTATGATATTAAATTAAATATATTAGGTGTTCAATGAGAATATCATAATTATAATTTAGTAGTTGCTGGTGATGGTGCATTATGAATTAAAGCAATGGCAAGTTGATTGGGATGTTATTATATTTTAGATAAATATCATGCTTATAGTTATTTATGAAAATCTTTTGTTGGAGTTCGTGGTAAGAAAAAAGAATCTCATGATTGAACTAAATATATTGATGGTGCTACTACTTTTTCAAGTGGTGATTGTAATCAATTACTTTCTTTTTTAAAACCTAATGTTAATGAAAAAACTTATAATTATTTTAAAAATAATGCTCATGGTATTGTAAATCAAAATGCTATTTGAAATATTGGTTGTAGTGCTGAAAGTGATGTTTATCATTTTTTAAAATCTTTAACTAATGGAGCAAAAATATATAATTATCAAACATTAAATAATATGTTAATAGCAAAAGCAAATTATTTAAATGCTAGAAGTTATATAAATAGTACTTAATAAGTTGAAACTTAATATTTTTAAAACCTAATTTTAAGATTAGAATTTTTGTTTTGTTTAAATGTAATTTTGTAATTATATTTTTTAATATTTTTAAAATATATGGTATAATTTAATTAACAAATCATAGAATTTGCAGTTATATTGTTAATGTTACTCATAATTCTAAGGGTTAATCTCATACGTCCGCAATAGCAATCACTAAGAAAATAAAGAACTGTGGTGGTATACCAAAGAAATGACCATTAGAACCAAAAAATGAAACAAAAATTTATATAAAAAATAATGATAGTAATAATTTTAAACTACTTGAAAAATTTGATTTTAACTTATTATCAATGATAGTCTATACTTCTAATGATGGTGAAGAATATCTTTATATGGGTACAGATAATGATGTTAAAGCATATTATCAATCATTTGGACAAGAATGATTGCAAACTATTCCTGGAACTAAAGGAAAAATTTCTTTTAATTATGTAGAAAAGTATGGATGACCAAAAATTATTCATCAATTTACACTTAAAATATTATTTTTAATTAAAAATTTGTTAAAAGTAACATTATTTAGTGTAAAAATTATCTAAAAATAACACTTTATCATGTATCATTACTTTTCTACAAAATTAAAGAAAATTTCTGCAATAATTAAAGATAATAACAATGATAAATGTATTTACGCTGCTACTACTGATGGTCAAATTTATAAAACTATTGGTGGTGATCAAAAATTTGAGGAACTTCTTACTACTGGTAGTAAAATTACTGATTTAACATTTGATAATTTAGGTAATGTTTATGCTACTGACATGTCAGGGCAAGTTTGAAAAAAAGATAATAATAAGAATTATTTTTTTAGATTTCAATTACATCCATTATCAAATTGTTTAACATCTATTGTCATTAATAATGATAACTGTATATATATATATATATATATATTGGTGATAATACTGGTAATCTTTGAAAAAGTTATGGATCATCAACCTTTGATAAACTTCAATTTAAAGTTAATATTAGTATTAAAAAATTAATATTCAATGGTGCAACTAAAAAAATATATATTGGAAGTAGTAATGGTGTTTATTATTCAGATTAAGTAAATTAGATATTTTTATTATTACTATTATTTTTGCAAAAAATAAAAGAAATAAGTTATAGATGAAGAAAAATTATTAATTAAAAAAGAATACTAACATTAATATTAGTATTCTTTTTTAATTAATATATAGTTTTCTAGTATTTTATTTATTAATTAATAATATATTCATCATTTCTATATTATTTTAGAAAAAGTAATAAATAAAGTTTAATATAATTTTTACTAAAAGTTTTTAAAAAAGAATAACTTTAATATGTGTAGAAATATATGATATATTCATATAGTTTAAAGATAATTTTATGATGTATTGTTAATTGTTTAATAGTAAAAATAAAAGTACTTTAATTATTAATCAAAGTGGAAAATTTTCTTAGCCCACACTTTATATATAATTTGATAAAATAGACTTAGAAAATATTAGAGTTAGGAGTAGAAAATGAAGAAAATTATTTTAAATCCAAATATTTGTGCTGATGAGATTGAACTTACTATTAAAAAACAAGGATGAGAAATTATTGATAAAAAATATGATTTTTATCAACCATACGTTAGTATTTTTGATAATTTAAATTATGAAGCAAAAGTAGATTTATATATTGCTTTTAAAACTGCAGGTAACTTTGTTCATAAGGTATATTGCTATTTTTTAGAATTTGATACAAATAATATTTTTAAAATATCAGAAATTAAATCACCAGAACATCCTAAGGGACAAATGACAACACGAGTTGCTGATTTTAAGTATTATAAAACTACTGGTAATCTAGGTTTTACTCCTTATAAAAGTCCAATATCTGGTCAACCATATAACTTAAGTCATAATTATCACAGTTTTTTTAATTCATTAATTGAATCAGAAGCAAGAAATGAATTAAACTATGTTTGCATTTTATTAAAATATGATAATCATGCTCGAAGCAAGAAAAGACTTCGATATTTTGTTAATTCGTATAAAAAGTTTATTAAATCATTTCTTTTTAAATTTGAAAAATTTGAAATTAGAAAAACACGTGCTTTATTAAGAGCAGAAATATTAAAAGGACAAAAAAAGCGAAAAGTTAGCAAGCCCGCAAAGCGAAACGTTATTAAACCTAATAATACTGAAACTGTTATTATTGAAGGTAATTTAAAAACTATTTTTGATCATAAAAATATGACTGTTAAAGTTATTAAAGAAACAGATAATATAGAAAAATCTACTTTAGAATCTAAAAATAAACTTAAAAATAGTAATCAAAAAAATAAAAAATAAATGTTGATAAACCTTCACTTAAAATTGTTAAAGAAGTGTTATAATTATTTATAAAAGGGAGGAAATATTTATTATGCTACTAAGTTTTATTTTATATACAACTTCATTTGAATCCGAGCACTTAGATTCTTTTTTAGCAAAGATTTTTGTAAATAAAAAAACTAATTTTGAAGTTGTTGTTGTTGATGACGGCATTAACAATGAAAATTTGGAGATATTTAGTAAATATTTTAAATTATATCCACAAAATTTAAAAATGATTACTAATTATCAAGTATCAGGTATTGCCATTAGTCGTAATCTTGGCCTTAAATATATTTCCGGACAATATGTAGTTATTTTAAATCCAACTGAAATTCTTAGCGTTAATTTTGTTGAAACAGTTAATAAAATTTTA
This genomic window contains:
- a CDS encoding terminase small subunit, with the protein product MQEEKIKIRTIFNDATKLREALENYFIHCKEFDEIPTKVGMLIYLDITENTLYSWKQKKRNTFLQQINWAYLQIRHINTQRYLKVNANNTAWYLERAFVKEYHLSTKIDIKSNDNTALIQVNLENKGKNKC
- a CDS encoding Mbov_0401 family ICE element transposase-like protein, whose product is MFSFKEFLKSEITNILAKYFQKIHDFDEYFFQNRDKNQYKVAWTCNRTVNTPIGIGTFRQRVYWDKINKKHYYPIYEEFGIKKRARITNDLYFDILDNLIENLISKKGYFNIQSEFKYTSFSKNLISRIFKNAKIEKWIPEQKHKVLDNQKLNICADDAFVTCWDENGLKKQYCCRLLTFNLGREEIYSYRNKLQKKITSFMLFKVNHGPKQDELYNFTTQTIFNYYDIKLNILGVQWEYHNYNLVVAGDGALWIKAMASWLGCYYILDKYHAYSYLWKSFVGVRGKKKESHDWTKYIDGATTFSSGDCNQLLSFLKPNVNEKTYNYFKNNAHGIVNQNAIWNIGCSAESDVYHFLKSLTNGAKIYNYQTLNNMLIAKANYLNARSYINST